A region from the Misgurnus anguillicaudatus chromosome 7, ASM2758022v2, whole genome shotgun sequence genome encodes:
- the pex13 gene encoding peroxisome biogenesis factor 13 isoform X2 — MSQPPTKPWERRIPGTITAPLNYRSADFGSTGQSGLSVSGPPVLTRVVPPIPPRPVQQTYHPNYSSFHSSYSPYGSSIYGGHSPYSYRGYGVGGGLGYNRYQMDDIPPSRFVQHAEESSRGAFQSIESIVHAFSSVSMMMDATFSAVYNSFRAVLDVANHFSRMRIHFTKVLSAFALVRTLRYLYLRLQRLLGLRQDSEVDDLWADSASSTVSASGTRGAGVDDPGANSVKSWPIFLFFAVILGGPYLIWRLLRSAEGSEENATNWASGEDDHVVARAEYDFTAASEEEISLQAGDMLNLAPKEQQPRVRGWLLASVDGQTTGLVPANYVKVLGRRRGRKHAELERVAQAQQATQNFPPPQTVLTTASSSSTGLAFPSSDPDLLLESVYGETHVPHTTLEIPPSANNSSNMTSEKTDL; from the exons atgtctCAGCCTCCAACAAAACCATGGGAACGCCGAATCCCGGGAACAATAACTGCCCCGCTAAACTATCG CTCTGCTGACTTTGGATCGACAGGACAGAGTGGCCTATCAGTGTCTGGTCCTCCGGTTTTAACACGGGTGGTACCACCCATCCCTCCCAGACCCGTACAACAGACATACCATCCTAACTACAGCTCCTTTCACTCCTCATACAGCCCTTATGGTAGCTCCATCTATGGGGGACACAGCCCCTACAGCTACAGAGGTTATGGAGTTGGAGGTGGCCTGGGTTACAACCGTTATCAAATGGATGACATCCCACCCAGCCGATTTGTCCAGCATGCAGAGGAGAGCAGCCGGGGAGCGTTTCAGTCCATCGAGAGCATTGTTCATGCCTTCTCGTCAGTCAGCATGATGATGGACGCCACATTCTCTGCTGTATATAACAGCTTTCGTGCCGTTTTAGATGTTGCCAATCATTTCTCTCGTATGCGCATCCATTTCACAAAAGTGCTTTCGGCTTTTGCCCTGGTGAGGACCCTTAGATACCTGTATCTCAGACTACAGAGGCTTTTGGGATTGCGTCAGGATTCAGAGGTGGATGACCTGTGGGCGGACAGTGCCTCATCCACGGTGTCCGCTTCAGGAACAAGGGGAGCCGGAGTAGATGACCCCGGGGCGAATTCTGTCAAATCATGGCccattttcttgttttttgcTGTTATCCTTGGTGGGCCATATTTGATCTGGAGGCTTTTGAGGTCTGCAGAGGGTTCTGAGGAAAATG CCACTAACTGGGCAAGTGGGGAAGATGACCATGTAGTAGCAAGAGCGGAGTATGATTTCACAGCTGCATCTGAGGAGGAGATCTCACTACAGGCTGGGGACATGCTTAACCTGGCCCCTAAAG AACAACAACCCAGGGTGCGTGGCTGGCTTTTGGCCAGCGTGGATGGACAAACCACAGGCCTCGTCCCTGCCAACTACGTCAAAGTATTGGGCCGGAGGAGAGGTCGAAAGCATGCAGAATTGGAGAGGGTGGCACAGGCCCAGCAGGCTACCCAGAACTTTCCACCACCCCAAACTGTCCTGACTACAGCTTCATCTTCCAGCACCGGGCTGGCTTTTCCTAGCTCAGACCCAGATTTACTACTAGAGTCTGTGTATGGGGAAACACATGTCCCTCACACTACCTTAGAGATCCCACCTTCTGCGAACAACAGCAGTAACATGACCTCAGAAAAGACTGACTTATAA
- the pex13 gene encoding peroxisome biogenesis factor 13 isoform X1 has protein sequence MSQPPTKPWERRIPGTITAPLNYRSADFGSTGQSGLSVSGPPVLTRVVPPIPPRPVQQTYHPNYSSFHSSYSPYGSSIYGGHSPYSYRGYGVGGGLGYNRYQMDDIPPSRFVQHAEESSRGAFQSIESIVHAFSSVSMMMDATFSAVYNSFRAVLDVANHFSRMRIHFTKVLSAFALVRTLRYLYLRLQRLLGLRQDSEVDDLWADSASSTVSASGTRGAGVDDPGANSVKSWPIFLFFAVILGGPYLIWRLLRSAEGSEENGMTLATNWASGEDDHVVARAEYDFTAASEEEISLQAGDMLNLAPKEQQPRVRGWLLASVDGQTTGLVPANYVKVLGRRRGRKHAELERVAQAQQATQNFPPPQTVLTTASSSSTGLAFPSSDPDLLLESVYGETHVPHTTLEIPPSANNSSNMTSEKTDL, from the exons atgtctCAGCCTCCAACAAAACCATGGGAACGCCGAATCCCGGGAACAATAACTGCCCCGCTAAACTATCG CTCTGCTGACTTTGGATCGACAGGACAGAGTGGCCTATCAGTGTCTGGTCCTCCGGTTTTAACACGGGTGGTACCACCCATCCCTCCCAGACCCGTACAACAGACATACCATCCTAACTACAGCTCCTTTCACTCCTCATACAGCCCTTATGGTAGCTCCATCTATGGGGGACACAGCCCCTACAGCTACAGAGGTTATGGAGTTGGAGGTGGCCTGGGTTACAACCGTTATCAAATGGATGACATCCCACCCAGCCGATTTGTCCAGCATGCAGAGGAGAGCAGCCGGGGAGCGTTTCAGTCCATCGAGAGCATTGTTCATGCCTTCTCGTCAGTCAGCATGATGATGGACGCCACATTCTCTGCTGTATATAACAGCTTTCGTGCCGTTTTAGATGTTGCCAATCATTTCTCTCGTATGCGCATCCATTTCACAAAAGTGCTTTCGGCTTTTGCCCTGGTGAGGACCCTTAGATACCTGTATCTCAGACTACAGAGGCTTTTGGGATTGCGTCAGGATTCAGAGGTGGATGACCTGTGGGCGGACAGTGCCTCATCCACGGTGTCCGCTTCAGGAACAAGGGGAGCCGGAGTAGATGACCCCGGGGCGAATTCTGTCAAATCATGGCccattttcttgttttttgcTGTTATCCTTGGTGGGCCATATTTGATCTGGAGGCTTTTGAGGTCTGCAGAGGGTTCTGAGGAAAATGGTATGACATTGG CCACTAACTGGGCAAGTGGGGAAGATGACCATGTAGTAGCAAGAGCGGAGTATGATTTCACAGCTGCATCTGAGGAGGAGATCTCACTACAGGCTGGGGACATGCTTAACCTGGCCCCTAAAG AACAACAACCCAGGGTGCGTGGCTGGCTTTTGGCCAGCGTGGATGGACAAACCACAGGCCTCGTCCCTGCCAACTACGTCAAAGTATTGGGCCGGAGGAGAGGTCGAAAGCATGCAGAATTGGAGAGGGTGGCACAGGCCCAGCAGGCTACCCAGAACTTTCCACCACCCCAAACTGTCCTGACTACAGCTTCATCTTCCAGCACCGGGCTGGCTTTTCCTAGCTCAGACCCAGATTTACTACTAGAGTCTGTGTATGGGGAAACACATGTCCCTCACACTACCTTAGAGATCCCACCTTCTGCGAACAACAGCAGTAACATGACCTCAGAAAAGACTGACTTATAA